Genomic segment of Mycolicibacterium sarraceniae:
CGTACCGGCCACGGTGTCGCATGGCGGCGACAACGCCGGCCAGGTTGGGCCGCCGGGCGGCGTACTCCTCAAGCGGTTGACGTACCGCCGCGGTGTAGTTCTCGCCGAATGTTTCTTTCAGAGCGGAGTCGAGCACGGTGTCGGCACGCTGGACGGCCCAGGCGGAGGCGATCTTCTCCAGCGGTGAGGGCACAGCCGAGAGCGCGTGGCCGGTAAGGACGTGTGGGGCGAATTCAGCGGAGAGCCAGCCCAGAACCCAGCCTGCGGCCGCCGGCGACCCGCGCAGCAACAGGGAACCGGTATGGAACGCCCGCGTACAGCGCGCGGTGACCTGCTCGATCGGGCTGCTCATAGCTGAAGACTCCCTTGTCCTTAGCTTGCCTAACACCTCTGTCTTCGGCACCGGAGTGGCGCGTGGACCAGGCGTGTGCCAGTCGTCACACCCTAACTCAACTCCGGCCGAACCTGAGGAATCCTCAGGATCTGACAGCGCGCGAAGATGTTCACGCAGGCCAGAGGTCAAGATAATCGGCAAAACCTCCCTGGCGGCTCAACCGGGCAGCGTGTCGCCGGCAAAGTGAACAACAGGTGGCGGCGGATTGGCTGCCAACTTGACTCGCAGGAAACGTCGGGCAATTTCCATAGATGATTTGACGATGCTTCTCGAAGAGCCGTACCCCGCCTCCGCCGGTGCCCTGACCGCCCGCGCCGAGCCGACGTACATCACGCACACGGCCGTGCCGTTGAGCCGGCGATTCCCGCGCAAGACGACAGGGCAGGGATTTCACCCCAACGATGCAGCTCAGGCGAGGCTGTTCGGCGAGTTGATGCAGGCCGAAATCGAGGACCTCGAGGACTTGATCGCGGTTGCTGAGCGCCGCTGGTCCAACCGGCTCGACGCGGGCTGGGGTGCCGAGCGCACGCCCGAACCCGTGTTGCGGCTGCGCGAAAGGCTCAAGGAAGCACAGCGTTTACAGAAGTCGCTACAGGCCCGTTTCGGGGCCTATTGAACGCTCGCCTGGATCTGTGCTCATCAAGATTCCAATTCACAGAGAGCTACACGCGCCCCTTGTGGCAAACCAGCCCCGCTAGACTATGCACGCGCTGCCTCCGTAGCTCAGTCGGATAGAGCAAGGGCCTTCTAATCCCTAGGTCGCAGGTTCGATTCCTGCCGGGGGCGCAACTTTTACCAGCTAGATAGTGGTACCTAGTATTACTGATAAGTTAGCTGAAATCTGCTAGTCCGCACTCGGTCCGCAGCGCGTTATGCCGTGAAGACGACTCGCGGACAACGCGCAGGCGTCGAGGACCGGTGGCATAGGCCTCCTCGCAAGGGTGACGTGCCCTGTCGGGAAAACCGTCGCGATCCGCGCCGCAGCCACCGCCCTGGACCCAGCGCGGCACGTCATCATCTACCTGGCCAACCCCACCATCGGGGTGCGCGGCATGCTCACCCACATCGTGGCCACCCTCGGACAGTCCCTAAGGTCATTGATGTCTGGGGTTGGAGCCTCGGATGCCCAGGGCGGTGGGGTGTAGCTCTTGTCCGGGGGCGCGAAGGCCTGTTGTTGGGATTACGGCTGGCGGTGGCGTCCGTCCGTCGGCTCGAGCGCGGGATCGTGGTCGAGGGCTGATGCTGATGCGGAGGGCTGGCTGCGGATGAAGGTCGTGGCGATGAGTCCGAGCACGATGACGCCTGCGGCGATGTAGCCGCAAAGAGTGATGCTGTGGGTCATCGCATCCCGTGCGGCGTCGGCGACGAACAGTGTCTGCGGTTGCGCGGTGAGCCCTTGAATTGCTGCTCCGGCGCTGTCGGTGACGGCGTGGGTGAGGTCATCGGCTGGCTGCGGCGGGGTGCCCCGGGCGGTGAGCGCGGTCTTCAATGTCGCGCTGAGTGTACTGAAGAACGTGGTGGTCAGAACGGCGATGCCGAGGGCGGAGCCCAGTTGGCGGAATGCGCTTTGGATGCCGGACGCTTGGCCCGAGCTCTGCTCGGGCACGTCGTTGAGAACGACGTTGGTGACCTGGGCGGTCGCGAATCCGACACCGATTCCGTAGCAGAACAGCACGCCCGCCAGGTGCCACCACGGAGCATCCACGGCGGCGACGAAGGCCAAGCCAGCCAGACCTATTGCTTCCAGCAGCAGCCCCAGCCGCACCAGGTCCAGCGGGGAGGCCTTGGCGGCCAGCGCGAAACTGGCACCGCTGGCGACGAAGCTTCCGATGGCGATCGGCACTAGGGCCAGACCGGCTTGCACGGCGCTGTAATCCAGAGTGAACTGCAGCCACAGCGGTAGCACGGCGACGATGCCGAACTCGCCCACGCCGATGATCAGGGTGGCGATGTTGCCGTTGCGGAACGAGCCGATGGAGAACAGCCGCACGTCCATCAACGCTCGATCCGGGTCAGAGCTTCGGGTCAACACCGTTTGGCGCACGGCGAAGCCCACCAGCGCTGCGACGGCGAGAATTAGCGCCACCGCGACCGGCGAAAGACCCCCTGACCAGTTCAGACCGAACATGGTCAGGGGTTCCTTCACCTGCAGCCACCCGTAGGTTCGGCCCTCGATAAGGCCAAACGCAAGCAACCCCAGGCCCAACACCGACAACACGGCACCGAGGACGTCGACCCGTCCTAGGACCTTGGGTGAGCGGTCCAGGAAGACCAGCGACGCGGCGAAGATGAGACACGCCAGCGGAATGTTGATGCCGAACGCCCACCGCCACGACACGTGTTCGGAGAGCCAGCCCCCCAGCAGGGGTCCGAGTGCGGCGGCGGCGCCAATGGTCGATCCCCAGACGGCGAAGGCCTGTCCGCGGGCCTTACCGGTGAAGGAGGCGTTCAGCAGTGACAGCGAGGTGGGCAGGATCATCGCCGCGCCCGCGCCTTGGGCGAAGCGCGCCACGATCAGCAGGTCGCCGGTCGACGCCAGGCCGGCCAGCAGGCTCGACGCGCCGAATACCACCACACCGGTCAGGAAGACCCGTCGTGCCCCGAGGATGTCGGCGACACGCCCAACCAACAGCAGCAGCGCTGCTAACACGATCGCATAGGACTCCTGAATCCACTGCGACTGAACGGAGGTGACCTTCAAGTCATCGATGATCGACGGCACGATCACGTTCACGATGGTGGTGTCGACCACGATGAGCGCCACCCCGAGCGCGATCGCGATCAGGCCCAGCCATCGCCGGTTAGTCGTCGAGATGCGCACGGATATACCTCCAGTAAATAGTGATTTGATAATGAAGGTACACGCCGTGAATGGGGGTTTGTCAATGCAGCCCGCCAAGCGAGGACTGTCGCCGGGCGCATCTGGTGTCGCT
This window contains:
- a CDS encoding DHA2 family efflux MFS transporter permease subunit, which codes for MRISTTNRRWLGLIAIALGVALIVVDTTIVNVIVPSIIDDLKVTSVQSQWIQESYAIVLAALLLLVGRVADILGARRVFLTGVVVFGASSLLAGLASTGDLLIVARFAQGAGAAMILPTSLSLLNASFTGKARGQAFAVWGSTIGAAAALGPLLGGWLSEHVSWRWAFGINIPLACLIFAASLVFLDRSPKVLGRVDVLGAVLSVLGLGLLAFGLIEGRTYGWLQVKEPLTMFGLNWSGGLSPVAVALILAVAALVGFAVRQTVLTRSSDPDRALMDVRLFSIGSFRNGNIATLIIGVGEFGIVAVLPLWLQFTLDYSAVQAGLALVPIAIGSFVASGASFALAAKASPLDLVRLGLLLEAIGLAGLAFVAAVDAPWWHLAGVLFCYGIGVGFATAQVTNVVLNDVPEQSSGQASGIQSAFRQLGSALGIAVLTTTFFSTLSATLKTALTARGTPPQPADDLTHAVTDSAGAAIQGLTAQPQTLFVADAARDAMTHSITLCGYIAAGVIVLGLIATTFIRSQPSASASALDHDPALEPTDGRHRQP